ttttgtatttttagtagagacagggttccaccatgttggccaggatggtctcgatctcctgacctcatgatccgcctgcctcggcctcccaaagtgctgggattacaggcgtgagccactgcgcccggccaaccccctaatattttctttacagCTGAATTTGAGCCcaggtatatgtgtatgtacacacacacacacacacagagcaagtaGGGGCACCCCTCAGCATAACAGTCCCTTGTAACACAGACTGAATGCATCACAAAGAGAACCGGGAATAATTCACTTGACATAAAGTCAAGTGAAATTTGTGAAaacccatttcacaaatgagttTCTCCCAGCCCCAGTTAGAGTTCATGGGATGCCAACACATGcccaaatataaaatagaaatatcaagGCTCCCCTCACTCCAACAGACTGGATTTACAAGAGGGAGAATTTGGGTGGTTGATCCACTTTATACAAGCATTCTTTTCTTAGCCGGAGGAGCTTGCCCAGCCTTCTGTTTTTTTGGATagatcaaaacacacacacacctccaacACCAATACCCACTGGCATACAAAATAAGAAGCCATATACACCCCTCCCTTTAACTATGTCCACTACTGCGATGATCTAGGTTGTTACAGAGGAATTAGAAGATGGTGAATCAATATACAGAAAGGCTCTGCTCAGCCCCAGAGGGCAAGGGACAGTTAACACACACGTGGATGAATATGCATCCTTCAATTTAGCCAAACATTTAGAATGCTGAGAGATTGCTGGTGACTTCACTTGACAAgaatcctctcccctccccaaggatctgtcttccttcctctcctcaccCTCAGATGGAGCCCTAAAACCACCCAGGAAGTGGAGAAGAGGAAGCTCGGGGGAGCCACTGAGCTCAGCACAATCCCAGGCACAAAGGAGGCAAAGAGCCCCGTCACCACCAAGGCTCACACACCCATTGCACAGAAGTTGGAAGAGATGGGCACTGGGGTGATCAGGGAGGGCTGGGGCTCCAAAGCCCATTGATAAAAGTAAGGATGAGAAGAGGCCAGAGGGGATCCACCCAGGCAGGGATGGTGCAATCTGTACTCGTTCCAGCTCTATGGACAGATTACCCCCAGAAGCTCAGAGAtcgaaaagaagataaaaagaaaaggggtGTGGGGCTAGGTAGTGGGAAGGGCTGAGAGGCTAGAACGAGTAGCAGCATGAACAAGAGCCTCCTCTGGGTTCCCAAACAAGGTCTGAGGCCTTCTCTGAGCTAAGAGGTAACAAACATCATCGCCCTCTGTCTGGCTGTCTGTCTCCCATTCAGGCCCTTAACAGGTGTGGGAAGAGGGCTTTTCCACTATCCTTGGGATCTGCCCCAGCTGGGTGGGCGGGCAGGGGGGAAAGGATTATTCAGGCCAAGTCTTGCTGAATGTTGTTGCTTCTCTTGTTCATTCACACGCACTCACAAGGCTGGTCCCAGGCAGCATATCTGAGATACCTCCAAATCCCTCCAGATTCATGTTATCCCCAAACACAGCAACCAGTCACTGAGAGGCACCAAGCTCCCAGGACAGCACTTGTGTCCCTCAGGACCCCTTCTCCCACACTGAGGGAAAAAGATTCCAGGATTCCCTTAAAACCAGTGCCTCACCTGACAGTGTCCCCTCAAATTCATTCCCCTCATGTCCAACTGAAAACCCCCGAATTCAGCCTCTAATCAGAGTCCCAGTCTGCCAAGTTCAGCTATCTCAGACCAGTTTCTGGATACTCCAGAATAGGCCCCTCTAGACACAGTCAAGGGCTCCCCAAACCTGACCCAGACCCCGTTTAATGCACTCCCACGACTCCTTTAATAAAGCCACGATCCAAGCAGGCCACTGCCGGATTCCTTAGGTGCCCCCCCAAGACGGGCGCCCCGACGTCCTCCAAGGCTAGGCCGAGGGCCTCCAATCCCAGTCCGGGGCCCCCGCTGCCCCCCAGATCAGGCCCCTGGGAGCCCCAGTCGGCACTCCCGGCCCCAGGCGGCACCGCACCTGAGCAGCTGAGCCGAGTCGGCCGGCCTGCGCTCCTCCAACAGCACGAACACGGCTCGAGGGCCCTCCGCGCTGGCCTCTACGCCATCCCGAGGTGGCTCGGCCGCATGAGACATGACGCCCGGCCCCGGGCGAGCCCTGCCAGGCCGGTCGGGCCTCGGCCCGGTCCCCCTAACAAAATAAGAGTCCCCCTCCCCCCCAGCTCGCCACCGCCTCCTCCTCCGCTAAGCCATGGAGCTAGCACTGCGCGGGCGGGCGGCGTCGGGGAGATGGGATGGGCCGTGAGTCATCCCCCGCCCAGAAGGGACCGACGCCCCCCCCAACCTAACCCCGGACGACCGCCCTCCTCCCCTCgtcttcttccccctcctccctcctccctcctcccagggaTGGGGAAACTCCACAGGAAGTGACCGCACTGGGGATGGACTGCCCGTCTGGCCACGACCCATTAGCCAGGCGGCCAATCGCGGAACGGCGATTTGAGGGCCCGCCCTAAGCGACGCCTCCGACGCGAAGGAAAAACGCGATTCGGCCCGCCCTCCTTCCGAGAAGAGGCACCCAGACCACGCCCTCAGGGGCAGCGACAAATAGGCGAGGGGTGATTTGGTTGAGCCACGCCTCTATGTTTGCGTCGGTTTCGGAGCCACGCCCCCTCTTCTCAAATTATCCCTCTGCAAGATAATATTATTAAGCCGCTCCTTGGGTCCTCTGCGCCTGCGCATCGATGGCCAGTCGGCGCACGGAGGGGCTCCTGGCCAACTTTTAGTTGCGGAACTGCGCCCTCTCTCGGCCAATATTCGTAATATCTGAGCCCTAGACCGCGCTCCAACCTCGATCTAGCTGTGCTCTCTCAGCCAAAGCCATAACTATGAGGCAGAGGCAGCTACATTCCCTGGAGATGCGGACCAGAAACCCCGCCCTTTCGGTATCCTCAGTCCAACCGCCCAGCTGGTCTTCCGGGAGTACTCTGCCTGTTCCATGCCATCGAGAGCGATTGTTGTACTATGTTCGTTGCGCTGCGCAACATGTGCTTAATAAATTCTTGACGGGTGGATGAATCTGGTCCCTTCGGTAAATGACGACTTCTGGAATCACAAAGATCCAGGTTTGAACAGGGAAGGGGAccttccctctcccagcctcagcttTCCTGGCCTGTTAAATGGGAGTCAAAATACCTTTCTGGCAGGGTTGTTCTACGGTATGAAAGGTGCTAGCAGGTTGTTTGGCATACAAGAAGTTTCCCAAAATTAGTTGATTCACTCATTTGTTCACTTATTCAACATTCACTGAGCGCTTCTGTATGCCAGACGCATGCAATCCGGCTTGCACACGGCGGAGGGTCTCACCCATATCCTCAGGTGCACATAGCTCACAAAACACCCAGACCCAcagccttcccttcctctttctttcttttttttttttttttccaggcttaattcactttatttttcttgtattaaaaTCCCTATGttgtagccacagctggagcctgGGTCCGCTGCACGGAGACTCTGGTGTGGGTCTTGACAAGGTGGTCAGTGAATTCCTGATAGGGAGACTTGGTAAATACAGTCTCCTTCCAGAGGTCAGGGGTCAGGTAGCTGTAGGTCTTAGAGATGGCATCAAAGGTGGCCTTGGCGAAGTTGCCCAGGGAGGCAGTGCAGCCCCGGGCTGAGGTGTAGCAGTCATTGATACCAGCCATCATAAGCAGCTTCTTGGGCACAGGCGCTGAGACGATGCCAGTGCCCCTGGGTGAAGGGATGAGGTGCACCAGTACAGAGCCGCAGCAGCCTGTCACCTTGCAAGGGACGGTGTGGGGCTTGCCGATCTTGTTCCCCCAGTAGCCTCTGCGCATGGGGACAATGGAGAGTTTGGCCAGGATGATGGCCCCACGGATGGTGGTGGCCACCTCCCTGGAGCACTTAACACCCAGGCCAACGTGGCCATTGTAGTCCCCAATAGCAACAAACGCCTTGAACCTAGTGCGCTGGCCAGCACGGGTCTGCTTCTGCACCTGCATAATCTTCAAAACCTCGTCTTTGAGAGAGGCCCCCAAGAAAAAATCAATGATCTCAGATTCCTTAATGGGCAGGGAGAAGAGGTAGATCTCCTCCAGGGACTTGATCTTCATGTCCTTGACCAAGCGGCCCAGCTTGGTGATGGGCATCCACTCCTTACCCTCGGCCTTGCCTCCGCGAGCTCCGCGGCCTCGGCCCCAGCCCCGTCCATGGCCGCGACCCCGGCCCACGATGCCACTGCCGAAACCTCCGCGGAAGCCACCGCGGTTCCCCATCCCAGGGTCACCAGAGCCTCCGGACCCGCCCCCCTCCGTCCCCCCCCCCGCGCTGCACCGGCGTCATCCGCCATTTGGTGTTTTCTCGGAGAAGAAGCCCTTCCTCTTTCTTGACATCCCAAGACCCTGACCTGAGTTGTGCCTCCAGGAATTTCACCGGGCTCCCATTTACCTCAGATCTTCCTGTATTGGCATCCTTATTTCACAGGTCTGTCAGTTGCTTTCCTAAACTCGCACATCCATACTCACACACTCTTGTACAAGGGGGAAACCTCTACATAATAAAGATgacttctggccaggtgcggtggctcacgcctgtaatcccagcactttgggaggccaaggtgggcggatcacctgaggtcaggagttccagaccagcctggccaacatggtgaaaccccgtctctactaaaaatacaaaaaattagcgggcgtggtggtgggtgcctgtaatcccaactactcgggaggctgaggcaggagaatcccttgaatcgggaggcagaggttgcagtgagccaagatggagtcactgcactccagcctgggtgacagagtgagactgtcttaaaacaaaaacaaaaacaaaaacaaaaaaactaatacGTTACCAATTGTACCAATCAAAATTCTAAAACGGAACTTGTAGATCCAATGTTAAAATTCCTATGATGCCTTAGACATGTAAGAATGAGCCAggcacgtggtggctcacacctgtaatcccagcactttgggaggccaaggtgggtgggttgcttgaggccagtagtttgataccagcctcgccaacatggcgaaacctcatctctacaaaaatacaaaaattagccaggcatggtggcacgcgcctggactgtagtcctagctactcgggaggctgaggcaggagaatcgcttgaacccaggaggcggaggttgcagtgagccgagatcactccactgaactccagcctaggcaacagagtgagactctgtctcaaaaacaaaaacaggccgggcgcggtggctcaagcctgtaatcccagcactttgggaggccgaggcgggtggatcacgaggtcaggagatcgagactatcctggctaacatggtgaaaccccgtctctactaaaaaaaaaatacaaaaaaaactagccgggcgtggtggcgggcgcctgtagtctcagctacttgggaggctgaggcgggagaatggcgtgaacccaggaggcggagcttgcagtgagccgagatcacgccactgcacttcagcctgggagacacagcgagactccgtctcaaaaaaaaaaaaaaaaaaaaaaaaaacaatggccggatgcggtggctcatgcctgtaatcccagcattttgagaggccgaggcaggtggatcatttgaggtcagaagttcaagaccagcctggccaacatggtaaaaccctgtttctactaaaaataccaaaaaaagttagccaggcatggtggcgtgcgcctgtaatcccagggaggctgaggcacaagaatcgcttgaactcgggaggtggaggttgcagtgagccgagatcatgccactgcactccagcctgggagacagagcaagactctgtctcaaaaaaaaaaaaaaaaaaaaaaaaaaaaacgtgtaaGAATGGctaattttacaaaagaagaaagaggagggtCCCGGGGAGGTAGCTCcgacctgtaatcccaacactttgggagaccaaggtgggagaattgcttgagcccaggagtttgagaccagccaacatagggagcccctgtctctaccaaaaaaaaaatttttaattaggccgggcgtggtggctcatgcctgtaatcccagcactttgggaggccaaggtgggaggatcacgaggtcaagggattgaggctatcctggccaacatggtgaaaccacatctctactaaaaatacaaaaatgtgccgggcatggtggcacgcgcctggccagtagtcccagctacttgggaggctgaggcaggagaatctcttgaacttgggaggtggaggttgcagtgagccaagatcgtgccactgcactccagcttggcgacagagcgagactctgtctcaggaaaaaaaaaaaaaaaaaaagaaagaaaaaaagaaaaaaaaattagccaggcagggcggtgcacacctgtggtcccagctacttgggaggctgaggcaggaggattgcttgagcctggaaagtctgaagttgcggtgagccatgagccgtgtttgcaccactaccctctagcctgggtgacagaatgagactctgtatcaattaatcaataaataaaactacatacTGTGTGGTGAAAGATGCTACAAAGCTAAAAGACTCACAACAGACtggcaacaaatatttacagcagTAGAGCCACAGAGTAATTATCCTGTCACACATCCCAATCCTACAAACACCAGCTTCACACATGCATCTCAAATGTCTCCATGACAAGTGATACCCCACGACACCCTGCATGATATGCCCACCCTGCATCTTTctgggtttctctctctcttttctttttcttttttcttttcttttttttttttttttgaaatggagtctcactgtgtcacccagtctggagtgcagtggcactatctcggctcactgcagcctttgcctcctgggttcaggcgattctcctgcctcagcctcccgagtaactgggattacaggtgtccaccacagcgcccagctaactttttttgtatttttagtagagacagggtttccccatgttgaccaggctggtttcaaactcctgacctcaagtgatctgcctgcctcggccttccatagtgctgggataaaaggcatgagccactacacccagccctaGTTTCTCTCTATATCTCATTCTCAACTTTCTCAATACTTGCACCCCTGCCATATAGTtggagttcctttttttttcctttatttctttttctttttctttttttttttggagacagggtttcgctctgtcatccaggctggagtgcagtggtgcgatctcagctcactgcaaccttatcTGGGGTTTCATTGCAAGACAACTTCAAGGTTCTGGACGGGGACATGTGGAGGGAAGTGGGAGGGCAGCTGGATGGTGACGTTGGGGGGTATTTAGGGACAGGTATGAGTGGTGATCGAAGGTGGCTTGGGGGTGAGTTTGGGTTCTACAATAGGACAGATTGCAGGCAACTGAAGGATCATTTGAAGGTCTTTGGGAGGAATGGGGCTTCAATAAGACAGTTTAAGAGTGCAGGTAGGAGTCATTGGGAGGGTGGATTGGGAATACGGTTAATGGGGTGGAGGATGGATTGGGGTACAGTTGGAGGCAATACAGGAAGATGGGTTTTTAGAGATAGAGTTCAACCTTCTGTAAGGTGGTTTAAGGAACAGATGTTAACTGTCTAAGATggtgtggtaggctgaataatccCCTCaacccctgcctctctctctctctatatatatatatatatatatatttttttttttttttttgagacaaagtctcactctgtcacccaatctagagtgcagtggtgcaatcttggctcactgcaacctccgactcccgggttcaagccattctcctgcctcagcctctcgagtagctgggactatagacacccgacaccacacccagctaattttttgtgtttttagtagagacggggtttcaccgtgttagccaggatggtctcaatctcctgacctcgtgatccacccgcctcagcctcccaaagtgctggtattacaggcgtgagccactgcatctggccaaggaactttttttttttaagagtcttgctctgtcacccaggctggagtgcagtggcgtgatctcacctcactgcaactttgtctccctggttcaagcgattctcttgcctcagcctcccaagtagctgggattacaggcatgctgcACCATgccccattaatttttgtatttttagtagtgacagagtttcaccactttgggcaggctagtcctgaactcctgacctcaagcaatctgcctgcctctgcctcccaaagtgctgggattacaggcatgaggcacggCGCCTGCCCCCTCacccattttttttgtttgtttgtttgtcttttgagtcaaggtctcactccgtcacccaggctcgagtgcagtggcatgatcacggctcactgcagcctccacctcctggactcaagcagtcctcctgcctcagcctcctgagtagctgggactacaggtgtgtgccagcatgcctggttaATTCCCTGGAACCTTTGAGTGCTACTTTATATGACAAAaggactttgcaggtgtgattaagttaaagattttgagatgaggagattgtTCTGGATTAGCTGGTAGACCCTAACTGTAAtcctaaatgttcttttttttttttttgaggcggagtctcactctgtcgcccaggctggagtgcagtggccggatctcagctcactgcaagctccgcctcccgggtttacgccattctcctgcctcagcctcccgagtagctgggactacaggcgcccgccacctcgcccggctagttttttgtatttcttagtagagacggggtttcacagtgttagccaggctggtctcgatctcctgacctcgtgatccgcccgtctcggcctcccaaagtgctgggattacaggcttgagccaccgcgcccggccctaaatgtTCTTATAAGAGGTAGGCAGAAGCAAATTCGACTGACAGAAAAGGAGGAGGCAATTTGACCACGGAGGCAGACTGTAGTGATATGACTGCcaaaagccaaggaatgcctgaaGAGGCAACAGATAGtcctttttgtttgagatggaatctcgctctgtcgcccaggctggagtgcaatggtgcagtctcggctcaccgcaacctctgcttcttggtttcaagcggttttcctgcctcagactcccaagtagctgggactacaggcgcccgccaccatgcctgattaagttttgtagtttcagtagagacggggttttgccatgttggccaggctggtctggaactcctgacttcaggtgatccacccgcctcggccttccaaaatgctggcattacaggtgtgagccacctcacctggcctaaagacagtttttccatggagtGTGGTGGGGGGATGGCTtcagaatgaaactgttccacctcagatgaTCAGGCATTGGTTAGATTCTCAAAAGGAGAATCTCGTAAGCAAGTAATCTGGATCccttgcatgcgcagttcacaatagggtttgctctcctatgagaatctaatgccaccgttGCTGTGACAGAAGCTGAAGCTCAGGTGTTAATGCTTGCTTGCCTGTCACTCAGGCTCCTAACAGGCAACTGACTGGTACTTGTCCttggcccaggggttggagacccctgCCTTATAGCCTCCAGAGGGAGTacagctctgctgacaccttaattttggCCCAGTGCAactgattttagacttctggcccttagaactgtgaaagaatacatttctgtgttttttgttttttgttttgttttgtttttgagaggtagctatttctttatttagagatggagtcttgctctatcacccaggctgcagtgcagtggtgtgatcttggctcactgcaacctctacctcccaggttcaagcgattctcccacctcggcctccctagtagctgggactacaccacgcctggctaatttttgttaaatttttttagtagagacgggatctcgccatgttgtccaggctggtctcaaacttctggcctcaagtgatccacctgcctgggcctcccaaagtggtggtattacagggtgagccactgcgaatttctgtttttgtttctttttgtttcttttttttctgagacggagtctcgctctgtcaccaggctggagtgcagtggcgtgatcttggctcactgcaacctcggcctcacagattcaagcgattctcctgccacagcctcctgagtagctgggactacaggtgcatgccaccacacccagctaatttttgtatttttgtattttttttttttttttttgagacggagtctcgctctgtcgcccaggctagagtgcagtggccagatctcagctcactgcaagctccgcctcccgggttcacgccattctcctgcctcagcctcccaagtagctgggactacaggcgcccgccacctcgcccggctagttttttgtactttttagtagagacggggtttcaccgtattaaccaggatggtctcgatctcctgacctcgtgatccgcccgtctcggcctcccaaagtgctgggattacaggcttgagccaccgcgcccagccctaatttttgtatttttagtagagacagggtttcaccatgttggccaggatggtctccatctcttgatcttgtgatccgcctgcctcagcctcccaaagtgttgggattacaggtgtgggccatcgtgcctggccctctttgtttttttaagccaccaagtttgcaGTAATTGGTTACATCAGCCACAGGGAAGAACTACAGATGGCTTTGGGGAAGAGTTGGGGGTCACTGGAAGGACTTAGGGCTACGTTGGGTTGGGTTACCAAGGGCAGTTTGAGAGTATAATTAGAGGCCGTTGGAAAACATTTGGGTGCACTTGGAGACATCAAAGGGAAAATTGAAGTGGGATTTGGGGGGTCATTGGAGGGTGGAAGAGAGGTATAGTTGGGAGACTGTG
This portion of the Macaca thibetana thibetana isolate TM-01 chromosome X, ASM2454274v1, whole genome shotgun sequence genome encodes:
- the LOC126945612 gene encoding 40S ribosomal protein S2-like; the encoded protein is MGNRGGFRGGFGSGIVGRGRGHGRGWGRGRGARGGKAEGKEWMPITKLGRLVKDMKIKSLEEIYLFSLPIKESEIIDFFLGASLKDEVLKIMQVQKQTRAGQRTRFKAFVAIGDYNGHVGLGVKCSREVATTIRGAIILAKLSIVPMRRGYWGNKIGKPHTVPCKVTGCCGSVLVHLIPSPRGTGIVSAPVPKKLLMMAGINDCYTSARGCTASLGNFAKATFDAISKTYSYLTPDLWKETVFTKSPYQEFTDHLVKTHTRVSVQRTQAPAVATT